From the genome of Halomonas sp. MCCC 1A13316, one region includes:
- the typA gene encoding translational GTPase TypA, which translates to MNTAVTPSRIESLRNIAIIAHVDHGKTTLVDKLLSQSGTLDRKAEGQERVMDSNDQEKERGITILAKNTAIRWQDGNGRDFHINIVDTPGHADFGGEVERVMSMVDSVLLLVDAVDGPMPQTRFVTQKAFNQGLKPIVVVNKIDRPGARPDWVIDQIFDLFDNLGATDEQLDFPIIYCSALNGIAGIDPEELAEDMSPMFQAIVDIVEPPAVEQNGPFQMQISALDYSSYVGVIGLGRIKRGSVKPNQTITVIGTDGKTRKGKVGQVMTHMGLERVQTDEATAGDIVCITGIDELAISDTLCDPAAVEALPPLSVDEPTVSMTFQVNDSPFAGRDGKYVTSRNIKDRLDQELIHNVALRVEQGESPEKFKVSGRGELHLSVLIETMRREGFELAVGRPEVIIKEIDGVRQEPYEEVIIDCEEQHQGAIMEELGYRKGELTNMNPDGKGRVRLDFIIPARGLIGFRGQFLTLTSGTGILTSRFDHYGALKPDAAIERRNGVLVSMVDGKALAYALYALQERGKLIIDHGTEVYEGMLVGIHNRANDLVVNPTKGKKLDNMRASGNDENIVLTPPVKFSLEQAIEFLDDDELVEITPNHIRLRKKFLKEHERKRNKK; encoded by the coding sequence ATGAACACAGCTGTAACCCCCTCTCGTATCGAGAGTCTGCGCAATATTGCCATCATCGCCCACGTCGACCACGGCAAGACCACGCTGGTCGACAAGCTGCTGAGCCAGTCCGGCACGCTCGACCGCAAGGCCGAAGGCCAGGAGCGCGTCATGGACTCCAATGACCAGGAGAAGGAACGCGGCATCACCATCCTGGCCAAGAACACGGCGATTCGCTGGCAGGACGGCAACGGTCGCGACTTTCACATCAACATCGTGGACACCCCCGGACACGCCGACTTCGGCGGCGAGGTGGAGCGCGTGATGTCGATGGTCGACTCGGTGCTGCTGCTGGTCGACGCCGTCGACGGCCCCATGCCGCAGACCCGATTCGTGACCCAGAAGGCCTTCAACCAGGGCCTCAAGCCGATCGTGGTGGTCAACAAGATCGACCGCCCCGGTGCGCGCCCCGATTGGGTCATCGACCAGATCTTCGATCTGTTCGACAACCTCGGCGCCACCGACGAGCAGCTCGACTTCCCGATCATCTACTGCTCGGCGCTCAACGGCATCGCCGGCATCGACCCGGAGGAGCTGGCCGAGGACATGTCGCCCATGTTCCAGGCCATCGTCGACATCGTCGAGCCGCCGGCCGTGGAACAGAACGGCCCGTTCCAGATGCAGATCTCGGCACTGGACTACTCCAGCTACGTGGGTGTCATCGGCCTGGGCCGCATCAAGCGTGGCTCGGTGAAGCCCAACCAGACGATTACCGTGATCGGCACCGACGGCAAGACCCGCAAGGGCAAGGTCGGCCAGGTGATGACCCACATGGGCCTGGAGCGAGTGCAGACCGACGAGGCCACCGCCGGCGACATCGTCTGCATCACCGGCATCGATGAGCTCGCCATCTCCGACACCCTGTGCGACCCGGCCGCCGTCGAGGCGCTGCCGCCGCTGTCGGTCGACGAGCCCACTGTCTCCATGACCTTCCAGGTCAACGATTCGCCCTTCGCCGGTCGCGACGGCAAGTACGTCACCAGCCGCAACATCAAGGATCGCCTCGACCAAGAGCTGATACACAACGTCGCGCTGCGCGTCGAGCAGGGCGAGAGCCCGGAGAAGTTCAAGGTCTCCGGCCGCGGCGAGCTGCACCTCTCGGTGCTGATCGAGACCATGCGTCGCGAAGGCTTCGAGCTGGCGGTGGGCCGCCCCGAGGTGATCATCAAGGAGATCGACGGTGTCCGGCAGGAGCCGTACGAAGAGGTGATCATCGACTGCGAGGAGCAGCACCAGGGCGCGATCATGGAGGAGCTCGGCTACCGCAAGGGCGAGCTGACCAACATGAACCCCGACGGCAAGGGCCGCGTGCGCCTCGACTTCATTATCCCCGCACGCGGGCTGATCGGCTTCCGCGGCCAGTTCCTGACGCTGACCTCGGGCACCGGCATCCTCACCAGCCGCTTCGACCACTACGGTGCGCTCAAGCCCGATGCCGCCATCGAGCGTCGCAACGGCGTGCTGGTGTCGATGGTCGACGGCAAGGCGCTGGCCTACGCGCTGTACGCCCTGCAGGAGCGCGGCAAGCTGATCATCGACCACGGCACCGAGGTCTATGAAGGCATGCTGGTGGGTATCCACAACCGCGCCAACGACCTGGTGGTCAACCCCACCAAGGGCAAGAAGCTCGACAACATGCGCGCCTCGGGCAACGACGAGAACATCGTGCTGACGCCGCCGGTGAAGTTCAGCCTGGAGCAGGCCATCGAGTTTCTCGACGACGATGAGCTGGTGGAGATCACCCCGAACCACATCCGCCTGCGCAAGAAGTTCCTCAAGGAGCACGAGCGCAAGCGCAACAAGAAATAA
- the glnA gene encoding glutamate--ammonia ligase, whose translation MSAKTLALIEEHDVKWVDLRFTDTRGKEQHVTIPARDVDEEFFENGQMFDGSSISGWKGINESDMILRPEDGTAFLDPFTEDATLVLRCDIIEPATMQGYERDPRSIAKRAEAYLQSTGLGDTAFFGPEPEFFIFDEVHWKADIEGAMYKITSEEGAWSTDRQVEGGNLAHRPRVKGGYFPVPPVDSFHDIRGAMCNTLEAIGQTVEVHHHEVANAGQNEIGVKFNTLVKKADEVQEMKYVIHNVAHAYGKTATFMPKPLVGDNGSGMHVHQSFWKEGQNQFAGDQYAGLSEMALYYIGGVIKHARALNAFANASTNSYKRLVPGFEAPVMLAYSARNRSASIRIPYTASPKGKRVELRFPDPTANPYLCFAAMLMAGIDGIKNKIHPGDAMDKNLYDLPPEEGKKVPTVAHSLDQALEALDKDRAFLTEGGVFTDDMIDAYIELKMEDVERIRMTTHPIEFDMYYSC comes from the coding sequence ATGTCAGCCAAGACTCTCGCCCTGATCGAAGAACATGATGTGAAGTGGGTTGACCTGCGCTTCACCGACACGCGGGGCAAGGAACAGCACGTCACCATTCCGGCCCGTGACGTCGATGAGGAATTCTTCGAGAACGGCCAGATGTTCGACGGCTCCTCCATCTCCGGCTGGAAGGGCATCAACGAGTCCGACATGATTCTGCGCCCGGAAGACGGCACCGCTTTCCTCGACCCATTCACCGAAGACGCCACCCTGGTGCTGCGCTGCGACATCATCGAGCCGGCCACCATGCAGGGCTATGAGCGCGACCCGCGCTCCATCGCCAAGCGCGCCGAGGCCTACCTGCAGTCCACCGGCCTGGGCGATACCGCCTTCTTCGGCCCCGAGCCCGAGTTCTTCATTTTCGACGAAGTGCATTGGAAGGCCGATATCGAAGGCGCCATGTACAAGATCACTTCCGAAGAGGGCGCCTGGTCCACCGACCGTCAGGTTGAAGGCGGCAACCTGGCCCACCGTCCGCGCGTCAAGGGCGGCTACTTCCCGGTGCCCCCGGTCGACAGCTTCCACGACATTCGCGGCGCGATGTGCAACACCCTGGAAGCCATCGGCCAGACCGTCGAGGTGCATCACCATGAGGTGGCCAACGCCGGCCAGAACGAGATCGGCGTCAAGTTCAACACCCTGGTGAAGAAGGCCGACGAAGTTCAGGAAATGAAGTACGTGATCCACAACGTGGCGCACGCCTACGGCAAGACCGCGACCTTCATGCCCAAGCCGCTGGTCGGCGATAACGGCAGCGGCATGCACGTGCACCAGTCGTTCTGGAAGGAAGGGCAGAACCAGTTCGCCGGTGACCAGTACGCCGGGCTGTCCGAGATGGCGCTCTACTACATCGGTGGCGTGATCAAGCACGCGCGTGCCCTCAACGCCTTTGCCAACGCATCGACCAACTCCTACAAGCGTCTGGTGCCGGGCTTCGAAGCGCCGGTCATGCTGGCCTACAGCGCCCGCAACCGTTCCGCTTCCATCCGCATTCCGTACACCGCGAGCCCGAAAGGCAAGCGCGTCGAGCTCCGCTTCCCGGATCCGACCGCCAACCCCTACCTGTGCTTCGCGGCGATGTTGATGGCCGGTATCGACGGCATCAAGAACAAGATCCACCCCGGCGACGCCATGGACAAGAACCTCTATGACCTGCCGCCGGAAGAGGGCAAGAAGGTGCCGACCGTGGCGCATAGCCTGGATCAGGCCCTGGAAGCCCTGGACAAGGATCGGGCCTTCCTTACCGAAGGCGGTGTGTTCACCGACGACATGATCGATGCCTACATCGAACTGAAGATGGAAGACGTCGAGCGTATCCGCATGACCACGCACCCGATCGAGTTCGACATGTACTACAGCTGCTAA
- a CDS encoding DUF4124 domain-containing protein, whose translation MGKAIVLCLLGLVLAQGALATSIYRSTDAQGNVIFTDDPNHGGEPVELAPLTVIPSPVEGRQAEPPRVEGVAPRMGEAPGQPFMPYGTFRIRSPEHGADLPASYAGNLQVELAIEPELRPDHSVRLLVDGRVSQTPMHTRAFMLNDLGRGEYVLQAELLDARGQVRHRSPPVSLYVQRANVTLPQDGG comes from the coding sequence ATGGGCAAGGCGATCGTGCTGTGTCTGCTGGGCCTGGTACTGGCGCAGGGGGCGCTGGCCACGTCGATCTATCGCTCCACCGATGCACAAGGCAACGTGATCTTCACCGACGACCCCAATCATGGCGGCGAGCCGGTCGAGCTAGCGCCGCTGACCGTGATTCCTTCGCCGGTCGAAGGGCGCCAGGCAGAGCCGCCGCGCGTCGAGGGTGTTGCCCCACGCATGGGCGAGGCCCCGGGCCAGCCGTTCATGCCCTACGGGACCTTCCGCATCCGTTCGCCGGAGCACGGGGCGGACCTCCCCGCAAGCTATGCCGGCAACCTGCAAGTGGAGCTGGCCATCGAGCCGGAGCTGCGTCCCGATCACAGCGTGCGACTACTGGTCGACGGCCGGGTGAGCCAGACTCCCATGCATACTCGCGCCTTCATGCTCAACGATCTCGGCCGTGGCGAATACGTGCTGCAGGCGGAGTTGCTCGATGCCCGGGGGCAGGTACGCCATCGCAGCCCGCCGGTCTCTCTTTACGTGCAGCGCGCCAACGTGACGCTGCCGCAGGATGGCGGTTGA